Part of the Aureitalea marina genome, ATATCATAAAGCTTTGAAGGAATGAGTTTAGATAGATTTGTCTTTCCGAATGCGCGATAATGCAGAGGTAACTCATCGCTGATCTCAGCTGTAGATATTAGAAATACTTTAACAGGGTTGAGATGTTTGCCTATTTCAGTCGCAATCATGCCTCCAAAGCTTACTCCCATTAAACAGAATGGCTGAGATTGGTCGATCTTCTCAGAAAGTCTAAGCGCGTAGGATTTTAGATCTTCGTTTTTGTTTGGTTCGATCCAATTCAGATGAATCATTTCCGCATCAAGTTTGAGCTTTTCGAAAACTCTCTCATCAGCACCAAGCCCACTTATACAGTAAATCCTCATGAATTAGCACTTGTTAATGCACCATAACGGTCTCGGCTATGATTTCGTTGTGGAATCATCCGCAGGATTATTCCGCCGAAATCCAGACCTTTCATTTATAAATTAAACTTTGTTTTAACTCGTTGCCACAATGAATTATAGCCATTGTTGGCATTTCGTTCTTATTCCACTTTTAATTTCATTCCATAGTACGCATTGATTAGATAAAGCACATTAACTAAAGGTCCTATCATCAATGCTTGTTTCCAATCAATAATTCCAATAAACGTAATTAAGAAGGTCAAAAATGTAATTCCTGAAAGTGCTATTGCAGTCCATTTCAACCATTTTTTCAGATATTTATCTGATGAGTATAGTTTTAATAGTCCGCCTAAAAAAATTAAGTTTCCAAAAACAAATACTACGGTTGCTATTTGATTTGCCATTTGAGACAATTCAAAAGATGTATTTTCAAATCCGCCAAGCATTATTGGATAGGTTGATAGCAGAATCAATTGTCCAACTGAAATTATTGTCCAACTTATTTTCTTAAGATTAAAAGCAAAGTATAACGCACCTATCGCTATCAAAGTCATAAATAGAAATTCAAATTTCCAGTGCGTACCGTATGAATCCCAATTTTCATTCACATAATCATGTCTTTCTACTGGGTCAAGTGGTGCCTTACTTGATAAATAGATATAAATTCCTATTGTTACGTTTATTAATATCGAACCTGAAGTCCAAAGTAGTTTTCCAAGTTTCATAATGTTCTATTTTAAATGAATGCCAACGGTTTGGCTATGACTTCGGTGGGCCACAGTGCCCGGCGAACGTTAAGCGCCGGAAGTTGGCCTGGGCCAGTGAGCCGGGTTTTTGCGTTGTTGTTTGTTTTACGTTGTGTTTAGTTTTCACTTGATCAATTATCGGTCCAGATCATTAGCCCACTGAGTTATAGCCGTTGTTGGCAAACGTTTTTGTGCTATTTATCCACATTCTTGAAATAAAAATATCCAATTGCTAATGGTAAAAGAAAAAATGCTGCACCAATTATCTTCATCGAAACCCCTAATGCGTAACCGATTATTAAAACAAGTATAATAAATATGAAAAGGCTAGATCCCAGTATTTTAGGGATTTTACCATTCTTATTCAGTGTTTCTAGTAAAAACGCAACTGCAAATACCAAAAGTCCAAATCGGCCAAATTGATAAAGATATCCAATGCCACCTCTAATGGTTTCAAATATTACTGGCTCACTATTATATATTTCTAAGGCTGGATAATAACTTCCGAGAGTAAGCCCGAAAGCAACTACAACCAATAGGCTGCACACCACAAGTATGGACCATAGAATTCGCATAACGAGGATAGCGGTTTTTAATAATAAAAGGTATCCTACTATGAAGATAAAATGACTACACATTTGCCAAGCCCAAATACTTTTTAAGTTTTCCCAGTTGCTTATTAGAAATTCAATCGTTTCGTTATCAGTTCTAGAATTGCCAATCCAACCAATACGATATTCAAAGTATATGGTCGTCAAAAGAACAAGCGTACCAATAATTAAGAATAATCCTCCGATACGATTCTCATTTGTCTGCTTAGATTCAGTCATTTCATAATGTTTGCCAACGGTCTCGTATAAGAGCCGTACGGCTCTATGACTTGCCTGCGTCGATTCCGGCTGTGCCGGAAAATTGGGGCAAAGGCAAGGCAACTGCACTGCCGTTTGCTTTGTTATTAATGCCAAGTTAGTAATTTCTGGGAGCGAGTAAATACGTATTTCCCGCATATCGTACTGGTTTTTATGCGTTGTTATGTACCGTCTTAATTATCAGTACCCATTACCACAAGGCCAACACAGACATTTGCCATTATTCCCAACAATCCCAGTAGAAATTTACGTTTTGGGAGTGCCAATAGAGAAATGAAATACAGAATGAAGATACCTATGCCCCAAAGGGAAGGCACTATTATATACACAAAACCTCCATGTCCAGAACTGGCTGGGATGTCCGCTTGAAGTGCGATTGTAATTGAGATGATTGTTGAGAGAACTAACGCAAACAAAAGTTGATAGCTTACTGAAGTAAATCGTTTTGTGGGTTCTTCATTTTTCACTTCAGACCATGCGTTAATGATCAAGTATAGAACGAAAATGGATAATACAATTCCTATGATCATGGAAAGTAGGTTAAACTAAAGTGGATGGTACATAACGGTCTCGGCTATGAGTAGTTGCGTAGTTTAGCACTTAACTTTGCAAGTATACACCAAACTGAAAATCCGCGAGGATTTTCAGAAGTAGGCAAGAACAAGCAATTACTTATAGCCATTGTTAGCGGTAGTTTTTATTATTTCGTATTCTATATGTTCTTATTATATTTTCTAATTCTCTGTGTGTTACATTCAGAGAGTCAATTTCTATTTTTTCAAATTCTTCTTCATCGTAGAAATAAGTCAGATAGGATTTAGCTGACTTTCCATAACCTTCTTGTACAACTTCCTCACTTTCTATATTTGACCAGTTTTTAAATTCCACGTTTTTGGTTTGAATACCTTTTGAGTCAATTATTATTTTTGGTTTTCTATCAATTGCTTTCCTAAATTCCTTTATTGTGCTGTAAAGTCCAATTCCAGTCATAATTACACCCAAAATATATTGCTTAGTCTCTCCTTTAGTGAAAAAATAAATTCCAACTCCAATTATTAAAATTGAAACTCCGAGTTCAAAATAGTTATAGGTTTTCGAATAGTGAATTTCCATTTTAGGCGGAAGAGAATAATCTTCTCTATATTCATCTTCTTGCTCAAATTTCTTTTCAAGTTTTTTTAGTTTACTCTTATCCTCGGTATTTCTTATTTCCGTTTTTTCAAAAATATTTCCGTCATTCCAAATCAATTTTTCTTGGATAGCTCTTTTCTTTAACTCGTGTACGTTTCTCACATTCTCAAATGCCCAAATTCTCCATTTGGTAATCATAAAACTCCAAATTAACCAAGCTAAAACAAACCCTATCAAAAAAGCTATTCCAATTCCCCAACCAGGAATTAAATTCTGTTTTTTTAAGTATAAAGCCAAAGCTGGACAGCCAATAATTGCGATAAATACAGGAACATTTACAATTAAATGTCCTCTTTTTATTGCTTTATCAACTGTTATTTGTTCTCTCATTCAGGTTTTGGTTCAAATTACCGCTAACGGTTTGGCTATGACTTCGGTGGGTCATAGGACCCGGCGAACGTTAAGCGCCGGAAGTTGGCCCGGGCCAGTGAGCCGGGTTTTTGCGTTGTTGTTTGTTTTACGTTGTTATTAGTTTTCACTTGATCAATTATCGGTCCAGAACAATAGCACACTGAGTTATAGCCGTTGTTAGCTGAAGTTGCTTATCAACCACTTAATTAATAAAAAAGTCAAATACAATCCTGCGATTGTCAAAACTCCCGCAAATACACCACTTATTATTTGTTTACGTTGCTCTTGGAGCATAGTTTGCTTGACTTTTCGACGAATTTCTAATCTTCTTTCTTCAGTCAGTTCTTCAACCTTTATGCCTTGTGTTTCTGGAGAGTCATTGCGCTCCAATTCTTCTCCGTAGATCGCCTTAATTTTCTGAAAAGGCGATCGAGCTTTCCCAGTAATAACAGAAAACTTGTTTCCGGCTCCGATATAACCGGATCCGACGATAAAGTTTGTTCTGCGTTTACGTTTCATTTGGCAATTACAGCTAACGGTTTCGTATAAGAGCCGTACGGCTCTATGACTTGCCTGGCGCCGGGTTTTGGCGGAGCCAAAAAATTGGCCCGAAGGCGAGGCAAGTCTATGCGTTTGTTTTGTTAGTTAATGTTCGGTTTTTGTTTCAAATGATCTTGCTTTGATACTTACCACACTGAGTATGGCTCTTATGCGTTGTTACCCACTGTATTTTTATCTCGTATTCTTATCCACTAAATTCACTATGCTGAAATAACACTCCATTGAGATTACTACTTTACTCAATTGGTCATCAACTTCATTATTATTGAAGGCTTCCTTAAGAGCGCCAGCAATTAAATTCGGACTTAGACTTAAACCTTCTGAGAGTGAGTTTAGGATCTCTATGACTTTGTCATTTTTTGAATGCTCATTTAAACATTTCAAGTAGTCGCCTTTAGGATCAATATAATAGATTGATAGATCTAATTCTTTTGATTCTTCATTTTCTGGAAGAACCGCGATAGGAATCTCAATTGAGTCCTCTTCTTCTGGCAACTCCAATGTCCAGATCTTATCGAAAGTACCCGATTCCTCAAGCTCATAAAGTAGTTGAACTGAAAATTCGTTTATAAAGAAGTCTTTCTCAAAATTTGATATAAACCCTGGAGAACTAAGGTCGGTGAGAAAGGCATAGAAATTTTCATTTGAATTCGAATTGCCATAATGTCCATCTAATAACAACTCAACATAAACTGTTGCATTATTTAATGCGAGAATGTCTTTGTCTTCTAGGCATCCGCTTAATGATTCTGCGAAGTTCATTTCTTCTTGAGTCGAGCAGGAAACGAGAGAAAATGCTAGAAAGAAAATGAAGTATAATTTGGGCGAGATATTCATATAGTGGGTAACGGTTTCGTATAAGAGCCGTACGGCTCTCTGACTTGCCTGGCGCTTGGTTTTGGCGGAGCCAAAAAATTGGCCCGAAGGCGAGGCAAGTCTTTGCCTTTATTTTGTTAGTTAATGTTCGGTTTTTGTTTCAAATGGTCTTGCTTTGATCTTTACCACACTGAGTATGGCTTTTATGCGTTGTTGTGGGTATGTGCTTTTTTATTTTTCATTGTCTTCAAACCATGGATATACATAGTTTTCAGTTGTCTTTAATTTCTCTTTTAGTTGTTCTCTATTCCAATCAATTCCTGAATATTCAGACCGCTCAAATAAGAGATTGTAAGCTGATTCATGAAAACCTAATTCCTTTAGTCTTTCAAAATGATTCATTGCCATTTCAGTCGTTAAAGTCTGCTTTGGATATTCAATTTCAAGCAGTTGAAGCAAAGTGTCATTAACCAATTTTCGGTCTGAATTCATTGACAGATCTTGAGAAGCAAGCTTTGATTTATAAGAATATTGAATGTCTTTTAATATGTTATAAACCACAGAATCATTTTTTTCTTTTTCTCTGCGGAGCCAAAATTCTCGATAATATTTAACGTCAACTTCTTTATTCTCAAATGCGATAATCAGACTGTCAATCAGATTGTATGGCTTGTTTTTAATGTAAATCTCTTGAAGAATTAGAGGATTGTCATTGAGCCGACTTCCAATTAAGTCTATGTATCCAAACTTTTTGAAAGTCTCATGAATCATTTTGAGGTTTTCAGGCTTTCGAATCCAATCATTAGTTGTCCAATCTCCATGTTTTAGTTCAAAGAATGTAGGTTGTGATTCGACATAGTAATCTCTTGTTTTCTTGTCGCTCTGTGAACAACTGAAAAGTGTCAGAAGACTTACTGTCAATATGTAGATTGTCGTTTTCATTGCATTACCCACAACGGTTTGGCTATGACTTCGGTGGGCCACAGGGCTCGGCGAACGTTAAGCGCCGGAAGTTGGCCCGGGCCAGTGAGCCGGGGTTTTGCGTTGTTGTTTGTTTTACGTTGTTTTTAGTTTTCAATTGATCAATTTTCGGTCCAGATCTTTAGTCCACTGAGTTATAGCCGGTGTTGGCAACTGTAAACTATTTTTGCTTTACAATTACATATGTTTTCGCAATGAAATCCTTAAGTGACCTTTGATTTTTGTTTACCTCAACCAGATAAACAATGATGTCGGCAAGGACGATCCAAGATATCATACTGGCAGAAAGAGTCATCAAGGGATAAACCTCACTTAGACGAGTTGAAAAATCGAATACTCCGGTGGCTTCCATCATATATGAGTTATTAAACGCTAAGTAATGAATGGGTATATATATTAACGAGGACAGAATTAATATTAGGCTCCTTAAAAGAGCTCTTTTGAATGAGATATAATTATAATTCCAATCGGTTACCTGAAGGTTCAATACTAATTTTCCTAGTGTTGCATTGTATTTACTTTCAAAATAGGGCTTGTACATTAAACCAATAACTGCCACAAGCAGATAAATCCAAAAGCTCTTGAAGTAGGCAATATTAAGATAGTTCATTCCGAAAGAAAGGAATCCTATGATTATTCCGTCTAGTAAATAGGCACCAACACGGTCCCAAAATTTTGCGTGCTGTGGAGTCTCATTCATAAATTTAAAATGTTATAGTTGCCAACGGTTTCGTATAAGAGCCGTACGGCTCTAAGGCTTGCCTGGCGCTGGGTTTTGGCGGAGCCAAAAGATTGGCCCGAAGGCGAGGTAAGTCTATGACGTTTGTTTTGTTAGTTAATGTTCGTTTTTTGTTTCAATTGATCTTGCTTTGAGCTTTACCACACCGAGTATGGCTTTTATGCGTTGTTAGCTACAGTTCTTGTAGTTTTTCAGTCCGTTCTGCAATTTTTTTAAAATAATAATAATCAGCAGTTATTTCTGCGTCATTCTTCCCAACAATTTCTCTTCTATTTGTATCGTCATAGATTGTACTGTTCTCAATAATCGATTGTAATCTCAGTTTTTCAAATTCATCCGTCCTATTATTTTCAATAGAGTAATGTTTTTCAAGAGAATCAATGAGTTTAGTTCTGAACTCAATTCTATCGCTTGACTCAAAATATTCAAGAAGAGCTGATCCAACTGAAATCTGCTCTATGTTATCAGAAGACAATATTATTTTTATTAGAAAATCTGTTGATATTCCAGTTTTTTTCATCATCACAGGATAACCACCTCCGTGGTATTCAGAACGCAATCTTAATTTCAGCCACTTTGAATCATCCTCCGGATTTATATATTCCGTTGTCCAATCAAATTCGGTCTTATCAATTCGAATAAATTTGAGTTCAAGTTTTTTGATTATTTCTATATCAGAAGTGAATATCATTTTCAGAATTGTAGCTAACGGTCTCGTATAAGAGCCGTACGGCTCTATGACTTGCCTTGCGTTGGGTTTTGGCGAAGCCAAAAAATTGGCCCGAAGGCGAGGCAAGTCTTTGCGTTTGTTTTGTTAGTTAATGTTCGGTTTTTGTTTAAAGTGATCTTGCTTTGATGATTACCAAACTGAGTATGGCTCTTATGCGTTGTTGTAAAACGTTTTTTATTCATTTTTTAAGTCAGTCCATAGTTTATATGCTCCGAGAAAAAGTCCGAATGGAAGACAAATTCCAAACAATCCAACAAGTTCCTTTTCAGAGACGGCTTTTTCAATGAACACATAAATCAAAATGAACGAACAGATTATTCCAAATACTGCAAAGAGCTTTAACATTGCCGTTCCGACAATTTTATTAAAACTGTTGAGCATTCGAGTTGAGTCTTTTGAAAGAGTTGAAAAAAACCAATAGAGCATATGAAACCCAACATTTATTCCTATTAGGGCAAAAAACCGTTCTTTAAGGTCAATATCAGTCAAAAAAATGACCAGAAGAATGCTGAAAATCAGGTTCACATATCCGAAGATTTTGTAATATTTTTTTATGTAAGATTGACTGATTGTTAGCATTCAGATTGCGCTTTGTAAATGTTTTACAACGGTTTCGTATAAGAGCCGTACGGCTCTAAGGCTTGCCTGGCGCTGGGTTTTGGCGGAGCCAAAAAATTGGCCCGAAGGCGAGGCAAGTCTTTGCGATTACTTTGTTAGTTAATGTTTGTTTTTTGTTTCAATTGATCTTGCTTTGAGCTTTACCACACCGAGTATGGCTTTTATGCGTTGTTGGCAAATGTATTTAATCATCATTCCAAGACATTCTGATTTGACTTTGGCCACACCTTTTCAAGGAAGAAATCAGGCCTTCTTTATTGTGATACATTTGAAGCTCTTCGGGGACTAGATCGTTTATCACTTCAATTGCCAAATCCAATTCTTGATGATAATAATTTTGGACTTGAATTTGTTTTGTTTTGCCATTTTTTGTGAATTTATAAACTTTAATATCACCGTCGGCAATACATGGGTTGGAATAAAATACTCCCAGGCTATCCAGATTAATACCTGACAATTTTCTGATTTCTTTCACCGGTAAGTTTGTCTTAGTATAAAGGATGCTATCCTTTTCGTTTTCTAATTCTCCACGAAAAAGAACTGTTAGTTTTTGGTTGGAAACTTTATATAAAATTGAGTAAGCTCTAGAGTAATCGTAATCAGCAACCGACAATTCAAATGGTTCAATGGGCTGCGAATCGCATGAACACAATAGTATTGCTATGATTAATAAAAAAATGGCGCTTATGTGTCTCATATGTTTGCCAACGGTTTCGTATAAAAACTCGGTGCGACTCAGGCACTTGCCTGCGTCGATTCCGGCTTTGCCGGAAAATTGGGGCAAAGGCAGGGCAAGTGCTCTGCCGTTTGCTTTGTTTGTCTAGCCAAGTTAGTAATTTCTGGGAGCGAGTAAATACGTATTTCCCGCATTTCGCACTGGTTTTTATGCGTTGTTGGGTATTGTTGTTATCACGTTTTCAAATATGGTATTTTGTGATTATTGCAATTAGAAGAAAAATTGCCAGAACATACCTCATCCAATTTATGTCCTTTTTCTTGACCAATAAATACCCGTAGCCCACTCCAAGTAATCCAATAAAGGCATTGACATAGAATATCCAAGCTCTACTTGGATTGCAAATTTTCCCTTCTTGAAGCTCAAAATATATCGAGTAGAAGTTGAATAATGATCGTAATGCACTCGTTAACCAGAGAGCAGAAACTGTAATAATTAATATAGCTAAAACTCTACGTTTCAATTGCGTTTTGACAATGATACCCAACGG contains:
- a CDS encoding alpha/beta hydrolase, with the translated sequence MRIYCISGLGADERVFEKLKLDAEMIHLNWIEPNKNEDLKSYALRLSEKIDQSQPFCLMGVSFGGMIATEIGKHLNPVKVFLISTAEISDELPLHYRAFGKTNLSKLIPSKLYDMPKGMASFMFGTDEKELLGKILDDTDPSFTKWAIGALTSWDNKSRLVNSYKINGTKDRLIPLNSHPSHYTVQNAGHFMIYDKADEISKVVNQQLDLTHHNNA
- a CDS encoding LapA family protein — its product is MREQITVDKAIKRGHLIVNVPVFIAIIGCPALALYLKKQNLIPGWGIGIAFLIGFVLAWLIWSFMITKWRIWAFENVRNVHELKKRAIQEKLIWNDGNIFEKTEIRNTEDKSKLKKLEKKFEQEDEYREDYSLPPKMEIHYSKTYNYFELGVSILIIGVGIYFFTKGETKQYILGVIMTGIGLYSTIKEFRKAIDRKPKIIIDSKGIQTKNVEFKNWSNIESEEVVQEGYGKSAKSYLTYFYDEEEFEKIEIDSLNVTHRELENIIRTYRIRNNKNYR
- a CDS encoding RDD family protein, with the translated sequence MNETPQHAKFWDRVGAYLLDGIIIGFLSFGMNYLNIAYFKSFWIYLLVAVIGLMYKPYFESKYNATLGKLVLNLQVTDWNYNYISFKRALLRSLILILSSLIYIPIHYLAFNNSYMMEATGVFDFSTRLSEVYPLMTLSASMISWIVLADIIVYLVEVNKNQRSLKDFIAKTYVIVKQK